In Pseudomonas abieticivorans, the genomic window ATACGCATAGTAAATCGGCCCCGCCACCACCCCCGGTAGCCCGAACGCTGCCTCAAAGATCAGCATCGCCAACAACAGCTCCCACGATTTGGCACTGATCTGCCCGCCGACGATCTTGGCGTTGAGGAAATACTCGACCTTGTGAATCAAGATCAGCCAACCCAGCGCTGCCGCCGCCACCCAGATCGACACCGACAAGCCGATGATGGTGATCAGCGTGTTGGACATCAGGTTGCCGATCACCGGCAGCAGGCCGAGGATGAAGGTCAGTACCACCATGGTCTTGGTCAGTGGCAGCTTGATCCCGCACAGCGGCAGGATGATCAGCAGGAACACCGAGGTGAACAGGGTGTTCAGCGCGGCGATCTTGATCTGGGCGAAGACAATGTTGCGAAACGCCTGCACCAGCAGGGTCATGCGCACCAGCAGTGCTCCGGCCAGGGGCTTGTGGTCGGCGCCAGGTGGAATGCGGTTAAGCGCCACGATGGCGCCCAGCACCATGCCGATCAGCAGGGTCACGAAGGTGTGTACCGCGTCCTTGCCCACCAGTTGCAGGTCAGCCAGGTGCTTGCTCACCCAATCGCCCAGGGCGGTGCGGAACTCCAGCGCGTTGGCCGGCAGGTAGGCATCGATGGAAGGTGGCAG contains:
- a CDS encoding AI-2E family transporter gives rise to the protein MPTFSQRHVVWASLILVFGGLLLVMPLRLLPSLLAGLLVFELVNMLTPQLQRLIAGPRARWVAVALLGTFVVSLLAVIFALAISFLMHEAENPGAFLDKFMGVLNRARAQLPPSIDAYLPANALEFRTALGDWVSKHLADLQLVGKDAVHTFVTLLIGMVLGAIVALNRIPPGADHKPLAGALLVRMTLLVQAFRNIVFAQIKIAALNTLFTSVFLLIILPLCGIKLPLTKTMVVLTFILGLLPVIGNLMSNTLITIIGLSVSIWVAAAALGWLILIHKVEYFLNAKIVGGQISAKSWELLLAMLIFEAAFGLPGVVAGPIYYAYLKSELRRAELV